The genomic DNA ACGTTGGGGCGCTGTTTATTTATGGTATGAATATGAAAGGCTGTACATTGAAGATGAGTATAATTAAGAAACTGAAGGCTTTTGAGATGTAGATGTACCGCAGAATGGTTAAGATAACCTGAAGTGCGAAAATGACCAATGAGGAACTTCTTAGaccacttccgcgtcatccttcacccagtcaacacgtggtcgttcattttcctttcctatccttcagattcctttcctaaaccctttcctaccccttgccgttTTCTATAACGTGcatttaagtattaaattttgtgaaagTTATCGATTCGGgaaacagggtacatacccgacggttttcccgaatctccaaatcgtggTGGCAGATTGCCTAGTAGCAGAGCCAATTCAGCTAATAACCTAGCAAGCAAGCAACTTCTTAGACGCGTCACCAAGGAACGCGAACTCTTTGAAATCATTAGGAAACGGAAAACGACATATTTGGGGCACATCATACGAGTAAAAGATACCGATGGCTGCGcaatatataaacatataacCTTTGACCTAAGACAGATTTTCGAGaaaggtaataataaaataagattgtTAAAAGCATCAAATGtctatatttaataaagttatgaAACACAAATAATAAGTATTATAACCAAAACACAAATTACATTTTAAGGTTTCTTCGTACTTCAAGCATTTCCTTTCTAGCTCTTTTAAACTCTTGTATAACTTGTTCCACACTTCTTATCAAAGCTGAAGACCCCAATgtttcagaaataatttttcttgttctATCCGGATCTCCAGAACGTTCTTCTATAAACTCTTGCGATTGATGTAGGACATGTATTCGAACCTTTAACTGTCCTGTGGACACAGTTTCTGTGCCATATTTATTCATAACGCTTTcctaaaattatacatattaactACCACGAAACTTTGAAGCAGCCTTTTTGGTTCTTACTGAATAATCTTTTGGCATACCAATCCAGGTGACGTCGCTGTAATTCTGACAATCGCCAATAAAATACCTTTTCATTTCACTTATTGGATTTTTGGTAGTAAATCGGAAACAGTTTAGATCATATTGAAAATAACCGGATTGGGAAATTGGTAGATTTATGTAGGAAAGGCCTTCTGTTCTGAATCTTTCCCAAGAATCTTTAGAGAAGATTTCGAAGTAAATGTAGGGGCATTTCGGCAAACCTAAAAACATTGGTACAaggtttaaatttattaagaacatACGCAGCACTCCGACAAAGAGCATTGTCGAATACGCTTCGTCAGAATCTAACTTAGTAAAGCTTTGTTTGTTATAGAAggttatcaaaaaattaacgGGTTCTATACAGGGCTCAGTATAGAGAGCTAGAGTTATATAAGGTGAGAAATAAATACgatatatctataataatagTTCTGTCTTCATCGCATCTAGTTATTAGAGCTTTTTACGTCCATTTAATTTGTACCTGTTGTGTTGTATTTTACAATAACGATTCAAACCACAGGAGGCCAATACGAGTGATTTCATTCTGTGGAGAACATGATTGAAAACACAACgaaccaaaattattaaaatcagatttttttgtCAAGTAATTCTATCCGATTCTATGTCTctgtgaaacaccctgtatagaataCATAGCCACGATCCACGCTTTCAAAGATGTCATTAGTTACTTTAGCAAGCGCTGTAGATGTATTTAATGAGGCCTTAAATCCGCAttgattatttgttaataaatttttaaataggaaatagtcGTAAATTTGTTTGTACGTAatcttttagaatattttagaaGCTTTAGCCTGAATCCCCATTGGTACGTAATTATACGGATCCGATGGTACCACATGATTGCTAGACCCAAAATCGGGTCTGTTATTGGCTGATAGCAATCACGTGGTCCCAAcggatccgtaattacgtatCAATGTGGATTCAGCCTTAGGTAGAATACTGATGACACGCAGGTCAGAAAATTCATTTGAATTTGCAAATGTTACTAGTGGAAGTCCAATTGCACTTTTCCATGcaaatggaaaataattttgctcaaaAACAACAGTTTATTATATGAACcataatattatgaaaatgtaaatacgttaattattattctgctagtttttgtacaattttattagtattctgtagctaaagttgattcgtagggtttctttagggttctacttacgtttggtttattatttttatctatagtgtttagtttttaagtagttcatcttgttcgagagccccattttggccccaatttaggttatttaggttatattattgtaaatccctgtagttctaattttctagaatttgtatacttgcttgctttgacggtcagtattctcctaaaattattggtctctttgggcaaaaacaatgaagataattctaaatatttcgaaactgttccatcgggttttaaaaaggacgcgcttcgtgacaattcattcagtttgaattgtttagtcagtttttaccttggaaacaattaaacgacagtcaaggcgattTAGGatttaggttagtgtttttgacgttgacaataaaagtgtgttcccgaatttcgttacaatatatatGCGCACTACAATACTTAAGTATTTTAAGAGAAATAGTGTCATCACCTCGGTAGATAGGTGCTGCAGGGTCTTACGTCAGTCTAGCACGTATATAGTCTGCTTAAGTACATAGAATGTTAagcgtttttattttcctttttatatattttgttattttcttttttctttcctGCTGCATATGTTGAAGTACCaatttcaacatatttttattctttctcttcttttttttcaaatcaatttttttcctgtacttgggtaacaaacctgttggaaataaatgccgTTTTTTTCATCACCTGCCccgttttttttcaattcatgcaaaatttgactttgactttgatcaacaaaattgtttgttttatagaaaagttaataggggaagtcttttctccacaaataaataaaatggctagaacacttgccgaaatgcacacacactcctgaaattaggattggcattttatttgtggggaAAAGacttttcttattaacttttctaTGTTTCATCGACTtcacttcagaatggactttttccttaaaatcGTTTGTTATAAAACATCTTTCCTTAAAACAGAAAGTCCAATCGattaagtaaaattatattacCTTCTGAATTAAGACAATTATACTCAATAAGAGCTTCAATACAATGTCCGAAGTGAACCAATCCATCCTCATTAGCTTTACAAGTTTGTGTTGTACCTCTTAAAATCTCATCATTTTCACAATTCCATCCTTCTGGAAGGTCAATAAAGTACTGAACAAATACTTCTGGATATTCAAAACGCGTTCCCGAAGAAATTTCCAATAAGAGGAAGACATACAGTTTATTCTTGGGAGGAAGCTTAAAGCTATCAGGTAACATTTggatctttaatttttcttggtaTTCATTAATCTAAAATAGCCCAGagttcataaatattttatagatagcAAT from Anthonomus grandis grandis chromosome 7, icAntGran1.3, whole genome shotgun sequence includes the following:
- the LOC126738204 gene encoding tectonic-like complex member MKS1 isoform X2, with the translated sequence MEFITETVVKSTGVYRCIDDIRNLQIRIKIQEVQQHQNSTKNKENNSIEKVFLWQEKYFSKSQKQYYADERNCFTEQEKEFNRLVCEDSEEDINDGFLFSYIDSEEFYAETERPSGNDTNYLETRLQNLNIDDNELDSEEYDFNKSLEKTIEQPVHTHKDIKMYLLADFGEYFEDTWIKNEKLLCTLKYNPSMKVLQVFPDFTVSRPYKLSVPRSIQNDEKVFSYFIENCSKEIPESIGLNEKSLIREINEYQEKLKIQMLPDSFKLPPKNKLYVFLLLEISSGTRFEYPEVFVQYFIDLPEGWNCENDEILRGTTQTCKANEDGLVHFGHCIEALIEYNCLNSEGLPKCPYIYFEIFSKDSWERFRTEGLSYINLPISQSGYFQYDLNCFRFTTKNPISEMKRYFIGDCQNYSDVTWIGMPKDYSESVMNKYGTETVSTGQLKVRIHVLHQSQEFIEERSGDPDRTRKIISETLGSSALIRSVEQVIQEFKRARKEMLEVRRNLKM